The Carettochelys insculpta isolate YL-2023 chromosome 18, ASM3395843v1, whole genome shotgun sequence genome window below encodes:
- the DTX1 gene encoding E3 ubiquitin-protein ligase DTX1 yields the protein MSRPSPGALISVGGLGFPPQNLARVVVWEWLNEHGRWRPYTAAVCHHIENVLKEDARGSVVLGQVDPQLTPYVIDLQSMHQFRQDTGTMRPVRRNFYDPSSAPGKGIVWEWENDSRSWTPYDMDICITIQNAYEKQHPWLDLSSLGFCYLIYFNSMSQVNRQTQRKRRLRRRMDLAYPLTMGSIPKSQSWPVGNSSGQPCSCQQCLLVNSTRAASNAILASQRRKVYAGNGSGPLAVRQSNTFNGTALWSAGTLPNGGTAKMEQVRSPSGTQVTTFSRSQSAPTGTHLPGQNNLNRPGTQRVAVLSARASIPPGVPALPVKNLNGTGPVHPALAGMTGILMCAAGLPVCLTRAPKPILHPPPVSKSDIKPVPGVSGICRKTKKKHLKKSKNPEDVVRRYSQKVKSPPDEDCTICMERLVTSSGYEGLLSHRGVRPELVGKLGRCGHMYHLLCLVAMYNNGNKDGSLQCPTCKAIYGEKTGTQPPGKMEFHIIPHSLPGYADCRTIRIMYDIPAGVQGPEHPNPGKRFTARGFPRHCYLPDNEKGRKVLKLLLVAWGRRLIFTIGTSSTTGECDTVVWNEIHHKTEFGSNLTGHGYPDPNYLDNVLAELLAQGVSEASLKD from the exons atgtCGCGCCCGAGCCCAGGGGCGCTGATTTCAGTTGGCGGCCTGGGCTTCCCGCCGCAGAACCTGGCCCGCGTGGTGGTGTGGGAGTGGCTGAACGAGCACGGGCGCTGGCGGCCCTACACGGCGGCCGTCTGCCACCACATTGAGAATGTGCTGAAGGAGGACGCCCGGGGCAGCGTGGTGCTGGGGCAGGTGGATCCCCAGCTGACTCCCTACGTCATTGACCTGCAGTCCATGCACCAGTTCCGCCAGGACACAG GGACCATGCGTCCGGTGAGGAGGAACTTCTACGACCCCTCCTCCGCCCCCGGCAAGGGGATCGTGTGGGAGTGGGAGAATGACAGCAGGTCCTGGACCCCCTACGACATGGACATCTGCATCACCATCCAGAACGCCTACGAGAAGCAGCACCCGTGGCTGGATCTCTCCTCGCTGGGCTTCTGCTACCTGATCTACTTCAACAGCATGTCACAGGTCAACCGGCAGACTCAGCGCAAGCGCCGGCTCCGGCGCCGCATGGACCTGGCGTACCCGCTCACCATGGGCTCCATCCCCAAGTCCCAGTCCTGGCCTGTGGGCAACAGCTCGgggcagccctgttcctgccaaCAGTGCCTGCTGGTCAACAGCACCCGGGCCGCCTCCAACGCCATCCTGGCCTCGCAGCGGAGGAAGGTGTATGCCGGCAATGGCAGCGGGCCCCTGGCGGTAAGGCAGAGCAACACATTCAATGGGACAGCCCTGTGGTCTGCCGGCACCTTGCCGAACGGGGGGACAGCCAAGATGGAGCAGGTCCGGTCTCCTAGCGGTACGCAGGTCACCACCTTCTCCCGAAGCCAGAGCGCGCCCACCGGCACCCATCTGCCCGGGCAGAACAACCTGAACAGGCCGGGCACGCAGCGGGTCGCGGTGCTCAGCGCCAGGGCCTCCATCCCGCCAGG gGTTCCTGCCCTCCCAGTTAAGAACCTGAATGGAACTGGACCAGTTCATCCTGCACTGGCAG GGATGACCGGCATTTTGAtgtgtgctgctgggctgcccgTATGTCTGACCCGGGCCCCGAAGCCCATCCTGCACCCGCCACCCGTGAGCAAGAGCGACATCAAGCCAGTGCCAGGGGTCAGCGGTATCTGCAGAAAAACCAAGAAGAAACACCTCAAGAAGA GCAAGAACCCCGAGGACGTAGTGCGACGGTACAGCCAGAAGGTGAAGAGCCCGCCTGATGAG GACTGCACCATCTGCATGGAGAGGCTGGTGACCTCGTCTGGCTACgaggggctgctcagccaccGGGGAGTGAGGCCGGAGCTGGTGGGCAAGCTGGGCAGGTGTGGGCACATGTACCAcctcctctgcctggtggccatgTACAACAACGGCAACAag gacGGCAGCCTGCAGTGCCCCACCTGCAAGGCCATCTATGGGGAGAAGACGGGGACCCAGCCCCCGGGGAAGATGGAATTCCATATCATCCCCCACTCGCTGCCAGGCTACGCCGACTGCAGAACCATCCGCATCATGTACGACATCCCCGCGGGGGTCCAG ggcccggagcaCCCAAACCCTGGCAAGAGGTTCACCGCTCGCGGCTTCCCCCGGCACTGCTACCTGCCAGACAACGAGAAGGGCAGGAAG GTTCTGAAGCTCCTGCTTGTGGCCTGGGGCCGCCGGCTCATCTTCACCATCGGCACGTCCAGCACGACGGGCGAGTGCGACACCGTGGTGTGGAACGAGATTCACCACAAGACAGAGTTCGGGTCCAACCTCACTGGCCACGGCTACCCCGACCCCAACTACCTGGACAATGTGCTGGCGGAGCTGCTGGCCCAGGGAGTCTCGGAAGCCAGCCTGAAGGACTGA